One Syngnathus acus chromosome 13, fSynAcu1.2, whole genome shotgun sequence genomic window carries:
- the nup88 gene encoding nucleoporin 88: MAAFGTDRWLNSLANHDIFKKIRDGLDSEPKTSERALAKNLTFCLGADFFLWDDVERVFYTTNLRQLNVAEEHGGSFQTLLCINPPRFPVCQLLLSPTHGHVALVGQRGATVLELPQRWGKRSEFEGGSSRVNCRTTPVAERFFTSSPSVSLRQAAWYPSETGEPMLVLLTSDNTIRFYGLRAPLAPVKVVQVSDDDGGNVRATARSYAASLGEIAVAFDFGPVTRVRERPVYPLYILYENGETYLCHTSQTNRVSVSKRVGPLPMYPAAEDNYGYDACAILCLPCVPSILVIATETGKLYHCVVLESEDDDDTAPRWIAGGVPALYVFECVELELTLRVAPGDDAEEESDFSCPIRLHRDPLCPRRYHCTHEAGVHSVGLIWLDKLQMFLHTGDDDKDGLPELAAERRCAVEHIVCTRPLASSRPAPVQGFLIVADLALGATMICVSASYECILLPLLSSVRAPSPPLLCTQSNPGSGSSPLRGLAGSSFEQHVRNILARGSANPLLLKAGDGEPSPQERLQLLSRATQVFREEYILKQDMAREELQKRVKLLRGQRAKQLEEMAQCREERRSLRETAERLADKYEDAKYRQEALAERVKRTLAGQQSRLPILSNSEKDMRKELQAMSEQLRHLDICIKQVKMKMEYQKTQVDKDAPLAAGEAPGRASILLSGPQKKVVQEVLREEGQQIVDMMKRVKEMSCLIAMRSSDLYLDLK; encoded by the exons atggcggcgttCGGTACGGACCGCTGGCTCAATAGTTTGGCAAACCACGATATTTTCAAGAAAATACGCGACGGGTTGGACTCGGAGCCCAAGACTTCAGAGCGAGCGCTCGCTAAGAACCTCACCTTTTGTTTGGGGGCCGATTTTTTCTTATGGGACGACGTGGAGCGCGTCTTTTACACGACCAACCTACGCCAGTTGAACGTCGCGGAGGAGCACGGCGGGAGCTTCCAGACGCTGCTGTGCATCAACCCGCCTCGCTTCCCTGTGTGCCAACTTCTCCTTAGCCCCACGCATGGCCACGTTGCGCTGGTGGGCCAGCGTGGCGCCACGGTGCTGGAGCTCCCGCAGCGGTGGGGCAAGAGGTCAGAGTTCGAGGGCGGAAGCAGCCGCGTCAACTGCAGGACTACCCCGGTGGCCGAACGCTTCTTTACCAGCTCGCCGTCAGTGAGTCTGCGCCAGGCGGCCTGGTACCCGAGCGAGACCGGGGAGCCGATGCTAGTGCTCCTGACGTCCGACAACACCATCCGCTTTTATGGCTTGCGGGCCCCCCTGGCCCCTGTCAAAGTGGTGCAAGTGTCTGATGACGACGGTGGCAACGTTCGCGCAACTGCCCGCTCCTACGCGGCCTCGCTGGGGGAGATCGCCGTGGCCTTTGACTTTGGCCCGGTGACCCGTGTCAGGGAGAGGCCCGTCTACCCACTCTACATCCTCTACGAGAACGGCGAGACGTACCTGTGCCACACCAGCCAGACGAATAGGGTGAGCGTGAGCAAGCGCGTTGGTCCCCTGCCCATGTACCCGGCAGCCGAGGACAACTACGGCTACGACGCCTGCGCAATCCTCTGCCTGCCATGCGTGCCCAGCATCCTGGTCATCGCCACGGAGACGGGCAAGCTGTACCACTGTGTGGTGCTGGAGTCTGAGGACGACGATGACACGGCGCCCAG GTGGATAGCAGGCGGGGTGCCAGCCCTCTACGTGTTTGAGTGCGTGGAGCTGGAGCTCACTCTGAGGGTGGCACCGGGTGACGATGCTGAGGAAGAGTCTGACTTTTCCTGCCCCATCCGACTACACCGGGACCCGCTGTGCCCGCGGCGCTACCACTGCACCCACGAGGCGGGCGTGCACAGCGTGGGCCTCATCTGGCTGGACAAGCTGCAGATGTTCCTGCACACGGGCGACGACGACAAGGACGGCCTGCCCGAGCTGGCAGCCGAGCGCCGTTGCGCCGTGGAGCACATCGTGTGCACGCGGCCCCTGGCCAGCAGCCGCCCGGCGCCGGTGCAGGGCTTCCTCATCGTGGCGGACCTGGCACTGGGCGCCACCATGATCTGCGTCAGCGCCTCCTACGAGTGCATCCTGCTGCCGTTGCTGAGCTCTGTACGGGCACCTTCGCCTCCGCTGCTGTGCACGCAGTCCAACCCGGGCTCGGGCAGCTCGCCCCTGCGCGGCCTGGCGGGGAGCTCCTTTGAGCAGCATGTCCGCAACATCCTGGCGAGGGGCTCCGCCAACCCACTACTGCTCAAG gcCGGCGATGGGGAGCCGTCACCTCAGGAACGCCTTCAACTCCTGAGCCGAGCCACGCAGGTGTTCCGTGAGGAGTACATCCTAAAGCAGGACATGGCGCGCGAGGAGCTCCAGAAGCGCGTCAAGCTGCTGCGAGGCCAGCGGGCCAAGCAGCTGGAGGAGATGGCCCAGTGCCGAGAGGAGCGCCGGAGCCTGCGCGAGACGGCCGAGCGGCTGGCTGACAAATACGAGGACGCCAAGTACCGGCAGGAGGCCTTGGCCGAGCGCGTCAAGCGCACGCTGGCCGGCCAGCAGAGCCGCCTGCCCATCCTGTCCAACAGCGAGAAGGACATGCGCAAGGAGCTGCAGGCCATGAGCGAGCAACTGCGCCACCTGGACATCTGCATCAAGCAGGTGAAGATGAAGATGGAGTACCAGAAGACACAGGTGGACAAGGACGCGCCCTTGGCTGCCGGTGAAGCCCCCGGGCGGGCCTCCATCTTGCTGAGTGGCCCACAGAAGAAGGTGGTGCAGGAGGTGCTTCGAGAAGAAGGCCAGCAGATCGTGGACATGATGAAGAGAGTCAAGGAGATGTCCTGCCTCATCGCCATGAGGAGCTCCGACTTGTATTTGGACCTCAAGTGA
- the ehd2b gene encoding EH domain-containing protein 2b, with protein MSRWGRKNVKKAPEVIRTVTEGLKSLYRKKLLPLEQYYGFHDFHSLSMEDADFDNKPMVLVVGQYSTGKTTFIKYLLEQEIPGSRVGPEPTTDCFTAIMHGDVESLIPGNALIVDPNKPFRKLNPFGNTFLNRFQCAQMSNQVLESISIIDTPGILSGAKQRVSRGYDFPAVLRWFAERVDLIILLFDAHKLEISDEFSEAIGALKGNEDKLRVVLNKADMVGTQQLMRVYGALMWSLGKVFGTPEVLRVYIGSFWSEPLMVSDNRKLFELEEEDLFADIQNLPRNAALRKLNDLVKRARLVRVHAHIISYLKQEMPSVFRKDNKKKNLIYQLPVIFSKIQLQHNISAGDFPDCAKMQEQLMVHDFTKFKTLKPNLMAALDELLSVDIAKLMPLLRQEELEAGEQPGVQGGAFLGTRAGPFGEGDPYGDEDEEPGEGCEDEPDRWVVTKDKPKYDEIFYNLAPNEGKLSGTKAKDWMISSRLPNSVLGRIWKLSDVDRDGMLDEEEFALASHLIEVKLEGHGLPPELPNRLVPPSKRRQKGSDA; from the exons ATGTCGCGCTGGGGGCGTAAGAATGTGAAGAAGGCACCAGAGGTGATCCGCACGGTGACCGAGGGTCTCAAGTCGCTGTACCGGAAGAAGCTGCTGCCGCTGGAGCAGTACTACGGCTTCCACGACTTCCACTCACTCAGCATGGAGGATGCCGATTTTGACAACAAGCCCATGGTGCTGGTGGTGGGCCAGTACTCCACTGGCAAGACCACCTTCATCAA GTACCTGCTGGAGCAGGAGATTCCCGGCAGCCGCGTGGGGCCCGAACCCACCACTGACTGCTTCACCGCCATCATGCACGGCGACGTGGAGAGTCTCATTCCCGGAAACGCCCTCATCGTGGACCCCAACAAGCCCTTCCGCAAGCTCAACCCTTTCGGCAACACCTTCCTCAACAG GTTCCAATGCGCCCAGATGTCTAACCAGGTGCTGGAGAGCATCAGCATCATCGACACGCCCGGAATCCTCTCAGGAGCCAAACAGAGAGTGAGCCGAG GCTACGACTTCCCCGCCGTGCTGCGCTGGTTCGCCGAGCGCGTGGACCTCATCATCCTGCTTTTTGACGCCCACAAGCTGGAGATCTCGGACGAGTTCTCGGAGGCCATCGGCGCGCTCAAGGGCAACGAGGACAAGCTGCGGGTGGTCCTCAACAAGGCCGACATGGTGGGCACCCAGCAGCTCATGAGAGTCTACGGTGCCCTCATGTGGTCCCTGGGCAAGGTGTTCGGCACCCCTGAGGTTCTGAGGGTCTACATCGGATCCTTCTGGTCCGAGCCGCTCATGGTGTCAGACAACCGCAAGCTGTTCGaattggaggaggaggatctTTTCGCAGACATCCAGAACCTTCCTCGCAATGCCGCTCTACGCAAGCTCAATGACCTGGTGAAGAGGGCACGCCTGGTCCGG GTGCACGCTCACATCATCAGCTACTTGAAGCAGGAGATGCCGTCAGTTTTCAGGAAGgacaacaagaagaagaacctCATCTACCAGCTGCCCGTCATCTTCTCCAAGATACAACTGCAGCACAACATCTCCGCCGGAGACTTCCCCGACTGTGCCAAGATGCAg GAGCAACTGATGGTCCACGACTTCACCAAGTTCAAAACCCTGAAGCCCAACCTGATGGCGGCCTTGGACGAGCTGCTGTCGGTGGACATCGCCAAGCTGATGCCGCTTCTGCGccaggaggagctggaggccgGCGAGCAGCCCGGCGTGCAGGGAGGTGCCTTCCTGGGCACCCGAGCCGGACCCTTCGGCGAGGGCGATCCCTACGGCGACGAGGACGAGGAGCCGGGCGAGGGCTGCGAGGACGAGCCCGACCGGTGGGTGGTGACCAAGGACAAGCCCAAATACGACGAGATCTTCTACAACCTGGCGCCCAACGAGGGCAAGCTGAGCGGCACTAAGGCTAAGGACTGGATGATCAGCTCCCGCCTACCCAACTCCGTGCTGGGCCGCATCTGGAAGCTGTCCGACGTGGACCGGGACGGCATGCTGGACGAGGAGGAGTTTGCCCTGGCCAGCCACCTGATCGAAGTCAAGCTGGAGGGCCACGGTCTGCCACCGGAGTTGCCCAACCGTCTGGTGCCGCCTTCCAAGCGCAGGCAGAAAGGCTCTGATGCCTGA